The Myxococcales bacterium region CGCGCGGCAGGGTCACGCCCATGCCCAGCGGGGTGATCACCGTAGCCTCGGGCATCGCCAGGGTTTTGAAGTCGATGAAGTAGGCGAAGGCCACGCCGGCCAGGCCGCCGTGCGAGACCGCGACGGAGAAAAACCAGTCGGGGCCGGTGACGCCGTAGTAGTCCCATTCCTTGAGGCGCAGGCGATTGACCGCCGCGAGGGGCGTCAGGCGGATGTTTTCCGGGTTGTACCGGAAGTTCGGCCGCTTGGCGAAGCCGGGTTCGGTCAGCATGCCGTTTTCATCGAGGAGCGGAATCGGTCGCGTGATTTCGTGTTGCATGGGTGATCCTTTCTCGCGATGCCTATATTAACGGCAAACCCGATGGCTGACGAGATTAATTTTTTCCGCCACGCCTACCAGTTCCTCTCCGCCCCCAGTTGATCCCAGAAGCGGCCGGATTGTTCGGGCGTCAGGCGATCGAGCACTTGCAGCAGGCCGCGCACGGCGTCGGGCGTCGCGACCGGCGCACGGGCGCCGCCCATTTCGGTGCGCACCCAGCCGGGATGCAGCGACACCACGCGAAAGCCTTGCGAATGCAGATCCAGGTGCAGCAGGCGGGTGAACATGTTGAGCGCGGCCTTGCTGGCGCAATACGCGTAGTAGCCGGGCATCGCCTTGTCGGCGATGGACCCGACCCACGAACTCAGGTTGGCGATCAGCGGCGCCGCGCTGTTGCGCAACAGCGGCAGCAGCGTCTGCGCGGCCAGCAGCGGCGCGACGCTGTTGATTTCGAAGACGCGCCGCAGATCGGCGGCCTGCAATTCGCCCAGCGGAACGTCGGTGCCGCGGTCGAACGAACCCGCGCCGACGCGGATGATGCCCGCGTTGTTGATCAGCCAGTCCAGCGCCTCCGCCCGCTCGGCCACCGCGTCGCGCGCCGCGTCCAACGATGCCTGCTCGGTCACGTCCAGCGGCAGGATCGTCAACCGGTCGGGGTGCGCGGCGGCCAGTTGTTGCAGCGCTTCCGCCTGTTCCGGCCGGCGCGCGCCGGCGAAAACGCGCTCGCCCCGCGCCAGCAACTGCCGCGTGAATTCCAGGCCCAGGCCGCGATTGGCCCCCGTGATGAAAATGCGCTTCATGCCCGCATCCTTGGTTGGAGGGAAGCCGCAGCATAACGCGAATCACATCGAAACCGAACCCCGGCGGAAATCGGATTGGCCGAGAATGGCGTTGACGAGCACCGGCCGGCCCTCGGCGGCCAACTCCCTGGCGCGCTGCAGGGTCCGGCGGATTTCGGCGGGCGAGTCCAGCAACAATCCGGCGCCGCCGTAACCCGCGGCCACTTGGTGGTAGTCGCTGTGTCGCAGGGCGCAGCCCAGGTCGTCGCCGTAAATTTCCACCTGCTCGCGGGCGATCTGCGACCAGCGGGCGTCGTTGCCGACCACCGCGATCACCGGCACGCCGTGGCGCGCGAAGGTGTCGAACTCCGCCAGACTGTAGGCCGCCGCGCCGTCGCCGTACAGCAGCCAGACCTCGGCGGCCGGCCGCGCCAGCTTGGCGCCCAGCGCGAAACCGGCGCCGACGCCCAGCGTGCCGAACACCCCCGGATCGAGCCAGCCGAAAGGCTGCCGCGGCCGCACGACGTAAGCGGCGGTGGCGACGAAATCACCGCCGTCGACCACCAGAATGCTGTCGTCGGCGAGGGCGGCGTCGATCTCGCGGGCCAGGCGCAGCGGGTTGATGCCGCCGTCGACCGGTTCCTCGGCCCGCCTCGCGATTTCGGCCCGCCGGCGGTCGTCGGCCTCGCGCCGGCGATCGGCCCAGTCGCGCCAGCCGCGCGCATGGTCGTGGCGGGTGTTGACCAGTTCGTCGGCCAGGGCGATCAGAAACAGTCCGGGATCGGCCTGCACGGCCAGCGTCGGGCGGCGGTTTTTCGTCAGTTCGTCGTAACTGAAATTGGCCGCGATCACCCGGGCCTTGCCGCCGATCTGCCGGCCGTATTCCAGCCGGAAATCGCACGGCACCCCGGCGAGGATCACCAGGTCGGCCTCGCGCAATGCATCCTTGCGATGGTGGACCAGTTGCAGCGGATGCTCGGGGCCCAGCAGGCCGCGCGCCATTCCCGCGAGATACGTCGGCATGGCCAGCGCCTCGACCGCCGCGTCCATCGCCAATGTCTCGCAGGCGCACAACATGGCCTGGCTGCCCAGCAGCAGCACCGGCTTCTCGGCCTTGGCGACCAGGAGCGCCGCCTGCCGTACCTCGCTCGTCTTCGGCGGCCGGCGCGGCCGCGCCGCCGCCAGGCCGGGTCGGGCGTGCTCCGCCCCCGCGAACAATTGCCGGACGTGAAAATCGAGGTAGGCGTTGAGGCCCTTTTCGGCCAGCGAACCGCCCTTGGACCGCGCCTCGCCGTACCAGCGGCGCACCAACTCTTCCTCGTACAGCAAATCGACCGGCAATTCGACGAACACCGGGCCCGGCAGCCCTTCCAGCGCGGTGACGAAGGCCTGTTCCAGGGTCGGCACGATCTCCCGGACGGTTTTCACCGCCGCCGCCCATTTCACGTGCGGCCGGATCACGGCCAGTTGGTCGATGTCTTGCAGCGCCCCGCGCCCGCGTAAAAAGGTGGCCGTCGCCCCGCCGAGCAGCACGAGCGGCGATTGCGCCAGTTGCGCGTTTTTCAGGGCGGTGAGCGTGTTGGTCACGCCCGGGCCGGCGGTGACCGCGGCCACGCCGGGCGTACCGGTCAACCGCGCGACGGCGTCGGCGGCGAACACGGCGTTTTTCTCGTCGCGAACGTCGACGACGCGCACGCCGTGGTTTTTGGCGCCGATCAGAATGGGCGAGATGTGGCCGCCGCAAAGGGTGAACAACCACCGCACGTTCTGCTGCTGCAACACCTGGCCGATCCGTTCGCCGCCGCTGGACATTTTTTCTCCGCTTTTCGCCGTTCGGGCCTTTTTCGAACGCGCCTGAAAAATGTAAGACAGGTGAATGAAAAGGCAAATTGACGGGGGAACAAAGGAAAACATGCCGGACTACAATACTCCTTCCCCATCGGGGGGAAGGCTATGGTCGAAAATCCTCAATCGAAAGAGTACACTATTCGAAAGTGCGAAAGAAATTGTACGTTATCCGATCATCTACAAGACCTATTTCACAGCATGGTCCTTGTAATTGATTAATTTCAAAAACTACTGAAGGTTGAATTAATTTTGTAGCAGCATCTCTAATGGCATTACAAGCATTATTTACTTCAGCATTTGGGATCCCAATAAATTCCCCAGCAGATTGGTTCATAGATTCGGCTATACCAAAAAATAATAATCCACCAAATTGATTTGCGAAGGAGCAAATCGACTTTGCAATTTTTTTTGGTGATA contains the following coding sequences:
- a CDS encoding thiamine pyrophosphate-binding protein, with the translated sequence MSSGGERIGQVLQQQNVRWLFTLCGGHISPILIGAKNHGVRVVDVRDEKNAVFAADAVARLTGTPGVAAVTAGPGVTNTLTALKNAQLAQSPLVLLGGATATFLRGRGALQDIDQLAVIRPHVKWAAAVKTVREIVPTLEQAFVTALEGLPGPVFVELPVDLLYEEELVRRWYGEARSKGGSLAEKGLNAYLDFHVRQLFAGAEHARPGLAAARPRRPPKTSEVRQAALLVAKAEKPVLLLGSQAMLCACETLAMDAAVEALAMPTYLAGMARGLLGPEHPLQLVHHRKDALREADLVILAGVPCDFRLEYGRQIGGKARVIAANFSYDELTKNRRPTLAVQADPGLFLIALADELVNTRHDHARGWRDWADRRREADDRRRAEIARRAEEPVDGGINPLRLAREIDAALADDSILVVDGGDFVATAAYVVRPRQPFGWLDPGVFGTLGVGAGFALGAKLARPAAEVWLLYGDGAAAYSLAEFDTFARHGVPVIAVVGNDARWSQIAREQVEIYGDDLGCALRHSDYHQVAAGYGGAGLLLDSPAEIRRTLQRARELAAEGRPVLVNAILGQSDFRRGSVSM
- a CDS encoding ATP-binding protein is translated as MNFYPFKKPFSKVLPSDLSALKEVREGWYVEYKQEMISPKKIAKSICSFANQFGGLLFFGIAESMNQSAGEFIGIPNAEVNNACNAIRDAATKLIQPSVVFEINQLQGPCCEIGLVDDRITYNFFRTFE
- a CDS encoding SDR family oxidoreductase, whose product is MKRIFITGANRGLGLEFTRQLLARGERVFAGARRPEQAEALQQLAAAHPDRLTILPLDVTEQASLDAARDAVAERAEALDWLINNAGIIRVGAGSFDRGTDVPLGELQAADLRRVFEINSVAPLLAAQTLLPLLRNSAAPLIANLSSWVGSIADKAMPGYYAYCASKAALNMFTRLLHLDLHSQGFRVVSLHPGWVRTEMGGARAPVATPDAVRGLLQVLDRLTPEQSGRFWDQLGAERNW